In one Dreissena polymorpha isolate Duluth1 chromosome 7, UMN_Dpol_1.0, whole genome shotgun sequence genomic region, the following are encoded:
- the LOC127839093 gene encoding iron-sulfur protein NUBPL-like isoform X4 → MNATKRVICQQRLFFQTHRMSSHDNPLGIKGGDLTEHQRKVMARGLPRKQPIDGVKTVIVVASGKGGVGKSTTAVNLALAMAANEPSKQVGLLDADVFDPSIPMMMNLKGEPLLNDRNEMVPLTNYGIKCMSMGFLVDEKSPIVWRGPMVMSAVQRLIRQIAWRPLDFLFIDMPPGTGDTQLSLSQNIPINGAVIVSTPQDIALIDARRGAEMFRKVDVPVLGTVQNMSVYICPKCGHTDHVFGDNGAQAVADEMGVPILDGKD, encoded by the exons GGAATAAAAGGCGGAGACCTAACAGAACACCAGAGAAAGGTGATGGCTAGGGGCCTGCCTCGCAAGCAGCCCATAGATGGTGTTAAAACTGTGATAGTTGTGGCATCAGGAAAGGGAGGTGTCGGAAAATCAACCACTGCTG TGAACTTGGCTCTTGCAATGGCAGCAAATGAACCA TCCAAGCAGGTAGGTCTACTAGATGCAGACGTGTTTGACCCATCAATACCAATGATGATGAATCTGAAGGGTGAACCTCTACTGAATGACA GGAATGAGATGGTGCCATTGACAAACTATGGAATAAAATG CATGTCCATGGGTTTCCTGGTGGATGAGAAGTCCCCCATCGTGTGGCGTGGTCCCATGGTGATGTCAGCCGTACAGAGGCTTATCAGGCAG ATTGCCTGGCGACCGCTGGACTTCCTGTTCATAGACATGCCCCCCGGTACTGGAGATACCCAGCTGTCTCTATCACAGAACATACCCATCAATG GAGCTGTTATTGTATCCACGCCTCAAGACATAGCCCTCATTGACGCCAGGAGAGGGGCGGAAATGTTTAGAAAG GTAGATGTGCCTGTGCTGGGTACTGTACAAAACATGAGTGTGTATATCTGCCCCAAGTGTGGCCACACTGACCACGTGTTTGGAGACAACGGGGCCCAGGCAGTCGCTGATGAGATGGGCGTACCCATTCTAG ATGgcaaagactaa
- the LOC127839093 gene encoding iron-sulfur protein NUBPL-like isoform X1, whose translation MNATKRVICQQRLFFQTHRMSSHDNPLGIKGGDLTEHQRKVMARGLPRKQPIDGVKTVIVVASGKGGVGKSTTAVNLALAMAANEPSKQVGLLDADVFDPSIPMMMNLKGEPLLNDRNEMVPLTNYGIKCMSMGFLVDEKSPIVWRGPMVMSAVQRLIRQIAWRPLDFLFIDMPPGTGDTQLSLSQNIPINGAVIVSTPQDIALIDARRGAEMFRKVDVPVLGTVQNMSVYICPKCGHTDHVFGDNGAQAVADEMGVPILDNPR comes from the exons GGAATAAAAGGCGGAGACCTAACAGAACACCAGAGAAAGGTGATGGCTAGGGGCCTGCCTCGCAAGCAGCCCATAGATGGTGTTAAAACTGTGATAGTTGTGGCATCAGGAAAGGGAGGTGTCGGAAAATCAACCACTGCTG TGAACTTGGCTCTTGCAATGGCAGCAAATGAACCA TCCAAGCAGGTAGGTCTACTAGATGCAGACGTGTTTGACCCATCAATACCAATGATGATGAATCTGAAGGGTGAACCTCTACTGAATGACA GGAATGAGATGGTGCCATTGACAAACTATGGAATAAAATG CATGTCCATGGGTTTCCTGGTGGATGAGAAGTCCCCCATCGTGTGGCGTGGTCCCATGGTGATGTCAGCCGTACAGAGGCTTATCAGGCAG ATTGCCTGGCGACCGCTGGACTTCCTGTTCATAGACATGCCCCCCGGTACTGGAGATACCCAGCTGTCTCTATCACAGAACATACCCATCAATG GAGCTGTTATTGTATCCACGCCTCAAGACATAGCCCTCATTGACGCCAGGAGAGGGGCGGAAATGTTTAGAAAG GTAGATGTGCCTGTGCTGGGTACTGTACAAAACATGAGTGTGTATATCTGCCCCAAGTGTGGCCACACTGACCACGTGTTTGGAGACAACGGGGCCCAGGCAGTCGCTGATGAGATGGGCGTACCCATTCTAG ACAATCCAAGATGA
- the LOC127839093 gene encoding iron-sulfur protein NUBPL-like isoform X3 yields MNATKRVICQQRLFFQTHRMSSHDNPLGIKGGDLTEHQRKVMARGLPRKQPIDGVKTVIVVASGKGGVGKSTTAVNLALAMAANEPSKQVGLLDADVFDPSIPMMMNLKGEPLLNDRNEMVPLTNYGIKCMSMGFLVDEKSPIVWRGPMVMSAVQRLIRQIAWRPLDFLFIDMPPGTGDTQLSLSQNIPINGAVIVSTPQDIALIDARRGAEMFRKVDVPVLGTVQNMSVYICPKCGHTDHVFGDNGAQAVADEMGVPILDGKD; encoded by the exons GGAATAAAAGGCGGAGACCTAACAGAACACCAGAGAAAGGTGATGGCTAGGGGCCTGCCTCGCAAGCAGCCCATAGATGGTGTTAAAACTGTGATAGTTGTGGCATCAGGAAAGGGAGGTGTCGGAAAATCAACCACTGCTG TGAACTTGGCTCTTGCAATGGCAGCAAATGAACCA TCCAAGCAGGTAGGTCTACTAGATGCAGACGTGTTTGACCCATCAATACCAATGATGATGAATCTGAAGGGTGAACCTCTACTGAATGACA GGAATGAGATGGTGCCATTGACAAACTATGGAATAAAATG CATGTCCATGGGTTTCCTGGTGGATGAGAAGTCCCCCATCGTGTGGCGTGGTCCCATGGTGATGTCAGCCGTACAGAGGCTTATCAGGCAG ATTGCCTGGCGACCGCTGGACTTCCTGTTCATAGACATGCCCCCCGGTACTGGAGATACCCAGCTGTCTCTATCACAGAACATACCCATCAATG GAGCTGTTATTGTATCCACGCCTCAAGACATAGCCCTCATTGACGCCAGGAGAGGGGCGGAAATGTTTAGAAAG GTAGATGTGCCTGTGCTGGGTACTGTACAAAACATGAGTGTGTATATCTGCCCCAAGTGTGGCCACACTGACCACGTGTTTGGAGACAACGGGGCCCAGGCAGTCGCTGATGAGATGGGCGTACCCATTCTAG atggcaaagactaa